A stretch of the Gracilinanus agilis isolate LMUSP501 chromosome 4, AgileGrace, whole genome shotgun sequence genome encodes the following:
- the ASCL5 gene encoding achaete-scute homolog 5, producing the protein MNNNFCRALVDRRPVASPSCMQLGIVTPPGHSHLPPTESLTSMPFLLYPSNVEPAYYDTYGGMFPYVPFHGPFGVYDYPFEPAFIQKRNERERQRVKCVNEGYARLRGHLPGALAEKRLSKVETLRAAIRYIKYLQDLLSTAPEGTASTSGGSLLGGGPAPNPPPGPLTDCTSDGESKASSSLVPESSSSSYFSSSPFCESEESSH; encoded by the coding sequence ATGAACAATAACTTCTGTCGAGCCCTGGTGGACAGGAGGCCTGTGGCTTCCCCCAGCTGTATGCAGCTGGGGATTGTGACCCCTCCTGGGCATTCCCACCTCCCCCCTACAGAGTCCTTGACAAGCATGCCTTTCCTGCTCTACCCTAGCAATGTGGAGCCAGCCTATTACGACACATATGGTGGGATGTTCCCCTATGTCCCATTCCATGGTCCCTTTGGAGTCTACGATTACCCATTTGAGCCAGCCTTCATCCAGAAACGCAATgaaagggagagacaaagagtgaAATGTGTCAATGAGGGCTATGCCCGACTCCGGGGACACCTTCCAGGTGCACTAGCAGAGAAAAGGCTCAGCAAAGTGGAGACCCTTCGAGCTGCCATCCGCTACATCAAATATCTTCAAGACCTGCTCAGCACAGCGCCAGAGGGCACAGCTTCCACCTCTGGTGGTAGTCTCCTGGGAGGAGGACCAGCTCCCAACCCTCCCCCTGGTCCACTGACAGACTgcaccagtgatggtgaatccaAGGCTTCTTCCTCCCTGGTCCCAGAATCATCCTCTTCATCCTACTTCTCCTCATCCCCCTTCTGCGAATCAGAGGAATCTAGCCACTAA